A region from the Cyprinus carpio isolate SPL01 chromosome A8, ASM1834038v1, whole genome shotgun sequence genome encodes:
- the LOC109046216 gene encoding KN motif and ankyrin repeat domain-containing protein 3-like: MTQSVHITSKLPNLSAPFHCSTEEETDQGGSYSVQTPYGFQLDLDFLKYVEEIESGHNIRRANVNPRRGSRGDRGYQRNLSVGGRTSGWTSTESLSSTTSENGQTNPPFLQSPITSPSKPLSPLPVISPSLPTCSKVPPPPPPRNPRVERTLLETSLRLQQEQNQFSNGLGHNLSDLSKVSSKASGSNKDFSLASSQLASDAHFLQISPVVQNPLSGVWTRASPQTSGRSTPASNSGTLPPGQLQTVREQMATALRQLREMEERVKGLPVLEREVSMLRAEKERLAHELQKKTEELDSTLKLQVSTEAVVGASQPGSPPLPSLWNKKPECKSDERDKKEIKKLATAPIEKRSIAVGSDSPLETVVVNNCQAVKDAAVEATIDVCHAAIETETSVMHDEAIQTGVATEDVAVWVIESFLGLQSETEREIDNLQHTIKFQQESVQVLETRLTQVNQDLEALRAREIERASKIMLDKETAATPETANAQIETCPEVCSVGVLFPDVTDPEYVSKNDQSIQTDPVETSKEKTVELVSIGIQWECLTDTQGTEEQTTSAEAAGPLKSIMKRKDGSGAGAASSGGKKSLKFVGILNEGYESTSSEEDEEEDEDSSSDGSEAGACSDSSVEEGAALEDTSDEEMNINVDETDSDENMPAGSEDLKDQEEEVKEKFELSAKMREACLILKNHLNDGAKSVKSKEVLSSTHSVQLEWFRVSSAKMAQPSRVSNYLMAFSEVSPILLEHIVNMTDGNGNTALHYSVSHSNFTVVDLLLDTGMCNVDQQNKAGYTAVMLAALSAVKEEDDMAVVQKLFRLGNVNAKASQAGQTALMLAVSHGRQEMVRALLDCGADVNIQDDEGSTALMCASEHGRPEIVSLLLEQPGCDISVVDNDGSNALSIALEASHNDIAILLYAHMNYSKTPADVRVLSH, translated from the exons ATGACCCAGTCTGTGCATATTACCTCCAAACTGCCAA ATCTGAGTGCCCCTTTTCATTGCTCTACTGAGGAAGAAACAGATCAAGGTGGCTCCTATTCAGTACAGACGCCCTATGGATTCCAGCTAGACCTTGATTTTCTCAAGTATGTTGAAGAAATAGAGAGTGGACACAACATTCGGAGGGCTAATGTAAACCCTCGGAGGGGATCCCGGGGTGACCGTGGGTATCAGCGGAATTTAAGTGTTGGGGGTCGGACCAGTGGCTGGACCTCCACTGAGTCCCTTTCCTCAACAACCAGTGAGAATGGCCAGACTAACCCACCTTTTCTCCAAAGCCCCATCACATCACCTAGTAAACCACTTTCCCCATTACCAGTCATCAGTCCCAGTCTGCCTACTTGCTCCAAAGTGCCACCCCCACCTCCACCACGTAACCCTAGGGTTGAGAGAACACTTCTTGAAACTAGCCTTCGTCTGCAACAGGAGCAAAACCAGTTTTCCAATGGGTTAGGCCATAATTTGTCTGACCTTTCCAAAGTGAGTTCCAAAGCCAGCGGATCTAATAAGGACTTCTCTCTAGCTTCTTCCCAGCTTGCTTCAGATGCCCACTTTCTACAGATATCACCTGTTGTTCAGAACCCCCTTTCTGGGGTCTGGACCAGAGCAAGTCCTCAAACGTCTGGAAGGAGCACTCCAGCCTCCAACTCAGGAACACTGCCTCCTGGGCAGCTTCAGACAGTGCGAGAACAGATGGCCACTGCCCTTAGGCAGCTAAGGGAGATGGAAGAGAGAGTGAAAGGACTACCAGTTCTAGAAAGAGAAGTTTCCATGCTACGTGCAGAAAAAGAAAGGTTGGCTCATGAGCttcaaaagaaaacagaagaacTTGATTCAACGCTCAAACTACAAGTCTCCACTGAGGCAGTAGTAGGAGCCTCCCAACCAGGATCCCCACCATTGCCATCACTTTGGAATAAAAAGCCAGAATGCAAAAGTGATGAACGAGacaaaaaggaaataaagaaacTAGCCACTGCTCCTATAGAAAAAAGATCCATAGCAGTAGGTAGTGACAGTCCCCTTGAGACTGTGGTCGTCAACAATTGCCAAGCGGTCAAGGATGCTGCTGTCGAAGCTACTATTGATGTTTGTCACGCAGCTATTGAGACTGAGACTAGTGTCATGCATGATGAGGCAATTCAGACTGGAGTGGCTACAGAAGATGTGGCAGTCTGGGTAATAGAATCATTTCTAGGGCTACAAAGTGAGACAGAACGAGAAATTGATAACTTGCAACACACTATCAAATTTCAACAGGAGTCAGTCCAGGTTCTTGAGACACGATTAACTCAAGTCAACCAAGATCTTGAAGCTTTAAGGGCTCGGGAAATTGAGAGGGCATCCAAGATTATGCTGGACAAAGAGACAGCAGCAACACCAGAGACAGCCAATGCCCAAATAGAAACATGTCCTGAAGTTTGTTCAGTTGGAGTGTTGTTTCCAGATGTGACTGATCCGGAGTACGTTTCAAAAAATGACCAAAGCATTCAAACAGATCCTGTGGAAACTTCAAAGGAAAAAACGGTGGAGCTAGTAAGCATTGGTATCCAGTGGGAATGTCTAACTGACACACAAGGCACTGAAGAACAGACAACTTCTGCAGAGG ctgcAGGGCCTCTGAAATCTATCATGAAGAGGAAGGATGGGAGTGGTGCTGGTGCAGCTTCCAGCGGTGGCAAAAAGAGCCTGAAGTTTGTTGGAATTCTAAATGAAGG TTATGAGTCGACCTCTAgtgaagaggatgaggaagaggatgaagaTAGTTCCTCGGATGGAAGTGAGGCTGGTGCATGTTCAGACAGCAGCGTGGAAGAAGGTGCAGCTCTAGAGGATACATCTGATGAAGAGATGAATATAAATGTGGATGAAACCGACAGTGATGAAAACATGCCAGCTGGGTCAGAAGATTTAAAGGACCAGGAAGAGGAAGTGAAGGAAAA GTTTGAACTAAGTGCCAAAATGCGTGAGGCTTGTCTAATTTTGAAGAACCACCTTAATGATGGAGCCAAATCAGTGAAGAGTAAAGAAGTG TTGTCCAGCACTCACAGTGTTCAGCTGGAGTGGTTCAGAGTGTCCAGTGCAAAGATGGCCCAGCCGTCACGTGTGTCAAATTACCTGATGGCTTTCTCAGAGGTCTCCCCCATCCTGCTGGAGCACATAGTCAACATGACGGATGGAAACGGCAACACTGCTTTACACTACAGCGTCTCCCATTCCAACTTCACTGTGGTGGACCTACTGCTTGACACAG GCATGTGCAATGTTGATCAGCAGAATAAAGCCGGATATACAGCTGTGATGCTGGCAGCGCTTTCAGCAGTGAAGGAGGAGGACGACATGGCAGTGGTTCAGAAACTCTTCCGCCTGGGCAACGTCAATGCCAAGGCCAGCCAA GCGGGACAGACGGCTCTGATGCTGGCTGTGAGTCACGGGCGTCAGGAGATGGTGCGAGCGCTGCTCGACTGCGGTGCTGATGTGAACATCCAGGATGACGAGGGCTCTACTGCTCTGATGTGTGCAAGTGAACACGGTCGGCCTGAGATTGTGTCCTTACTGCTGGAGCAGCCGGGGTGTGACATATCAGTCGTGGACAAT GATGGCAGTAATGCTCTCTCCATTGCTCTGGAGGCATCCCATAATGATATTGCCATTCTACTGTACGCTCACATGAACTACTCGAAAACGCCAGCGGATGTAAGAGTCCTCTCACACTGA